One segment of Capnocytophaga sp. oral taxon 878 DNA contains the following:
- a CDS encoding GH32 C-terminal domain-containing protein has protein sequence MNNKLIAGLGVLTLTACQQNTDDIIIEDFESGTYANWTVEGDAFGATPATGSYTGQQPVTGFEGKHLANSFNNGDDSRGALTSKEFTIERDYINFLVGGGTHADTYIELLVEGKSVLQSRSLYESETLQWLTWDVKPYKGKKATIRIIDNQRGGWGHILIDQIEQGNKQKSVFMTDYTRTFEAKDKYLLIPVEDQATENKVQLSVDGTPIGEPMTIRIAQNKIDYWVPIAIEAYKGKKVTLTFAVAKTTDIGLAEIKQSAEYNFNYNEKYRPLYHFTPQYGWMNDPNGMVYLDGVFHLFYQYNPYGARWGNMHWGHTVSKDLVNWEYKPFVLAPDKLGAIFSGSAVIDHDNTAGFGKGAMVAIFTSAGDRQTQSIAYSLDGGKTFTKYEGNPVLTDANIIDFRDPKVFWHAPSKQWVMSLATTQTITFYGSKNLKEWTRLSEFGEGLGGHGGVWECPDLFPLTYEGKTKWVLFVSINPGGPNGGSATQYFIGNFDGKTFTPDTMNYPLWLDYGRDNYAGVTWSNVPATDGRRLFIGWMSNWDYANEIPTENFRSAMTVARALRLVHNGEHLVVASEPVKELESLRREAVLLGDKTRTNTSDAITFENFLPNNQGAYELTFTVTPNETDTFSFALENAKGETIKYLFDGANKTLSVDRSKSSVAFNANFAETPIKAPMVAKKSYTVRLLVDKASTELFVNNGEVVQTNAVFPTEVYNTLRFNTSKGTLTLNDVTVYKLK, from the coding sequence CATCGAGGACTTCGAGTCAGGCACTTATGCCAATTGGACGGTAGAAGGCGACGCCTTTGGCGCGACTCCCGCCACCGGTAGCTATACCGGTCAGCAGCCCGTAACAGGCTTTGAAGGGAAACACCTCGCCAACAGCTTCAACAACGGCGACGACTCTCGCGGAGCGCTTACCTCTAAAGAGTTCACCATCGAGCGTGATTACATCAACTTCCTTGTTGGGGGAGGTACTCACGCCGATACCTATATTGAACTTTTAGTTGAGGGCAAAAGCGTACTACAATCGCGTTCTCTCTACGAATCGGAGACCCTACAATGGCTCACTTGGGACGTAAAACCCTATAAAGGAAAGAAAGCTACTATCCGCATTATCGATAACCAACGCGGCGGATGGGGGCATATCCTCATCGACCAAATCGAACAAGGCAACAAACAAAAAAGCGTTTTTATGACTGATTACACCCGTACCTTTGAAGCCAAAGACAAGTACTTGCTCATTCCTGTTGAAGACCAAGCAACCGAAAATAAAGTCCAACTATCGGTAGATGGTACTCCTATAGGCGAGCCAATGACCATTCGCATTGCCCAAAACAAAATAGACTACTGGGTGCCTATCGCTATCGAGGCGTACAAAGGCAAAAAAGTAACCCTTACTTTTGCAGTAGCCAAAACTACCGATATAGGCTTAGCCGAAATCAAACAGTCGGCTGAATATAACTTCAACTACAACGAAAAATACCGTCCACTATACCACTTCACCCCTCAATATGGCTGGATGAACGACCCTAACGGAATGGTATACCTCGACGGAGTATTCCACCTCTTCTACCAATACAACCCTTACGGAGCGCGCTGGGGCAATATGCACTGGGGGCACACCGTTTCCAAAGACTTGGTGAATTGGGAATACAAGCCTTTTGTATTAGCTCCTGATAAGTTAGGAGCGATTTTCTCAGGCAGTGCTGTGATTGACCACGATAATACTGCCGGCTTTGGCAAAGGTGCTATGGTGGCTATTTTCACTTCAGCAGGCGACCGCCAAACCCAATCTATCGCTTATAGCCTCGATGGTGGAAAAACCTTCACCAAATACGAAGGCAACCCTGTCCTCACCGATGCTAATATCATCGACTTCCGCGACCCGAAAGTATTCTGGCACGCACCCTCTAAACAATGGGTGATGAGCCTTGCCACTACCCAAACGATTACCTTCTATGGGTCTAAAAACCTCAAAGAATGGACACGCCTCAGTGAGTTTGGCGAAGGCTTAGGTGGACACGGTGGCGTGTGGGAATGCCCCGATCTCTTCCCGCTTACTTATGAAGGAAAAACCAAATGGGTGCTCTTTGTGAGTATCAACCCAGGTGGACCTAACGGCGGAAGTGCTACTCAGTACTTCATCGGTAATTTCGATGGCAAAACCTTCACCCCCGATACTATGAACTATCCCCTTTGGTTAGACTATGGTCGCGATAATTATGCAGGTGTAACTTGGAGCAATGTCCCCGCTACCGATGGTCGTCGTCTCTTTATAGGCTGGATGAGCAACTGGGATTACGCCAATGAAATCCCTACTGAAAACTTCCGTAGCGCGATGACTGTTGCCCGCGCTTTGCGTTTAGTGCATAATGGTGAGCATTTGGTAGTAGCCAGTGAGCCCGTAAAAGAGTTGGAGAGTTTGCGTCGTGAAGCGGTACTTTTAGGTGATAAAACACGTACCAACACCTCCGATGCTATAACGTTCGAAAACTTCTTGCCCAATAATCAAGGAGCGTATGAACTCACTTTCACGGTAACCCCTAACGAAACCGATACTTTCTCATTTGCCCTTGAGAATGCCAAAGGTGAAACTATCAAATACCTATTTGACGGTGCTAATAAAACCCTATCGGTAGACCGCAGTAAGAGCAGTGTAGCCTTCAATGCTAACTTTGCCGAAACGCCTATCAAAGCACCAATGGTAGCTAAGAAAAGCTATACTGTACGCTTATTGGTAGACAAAGCTTCAACCGAGCTCTTTGTGAACAACGGCGAAGTAGTACAAACCAATGCGGTATTCCCTACCGAAGTGTACAATACCCTCCGCTTCAACACTAGCAAAGGTACTCTCACCCTTAACGATGTAACTGTCTATAAATTGAAATAA